One genomic segment of Mangifera indica cultivar Alphonso chromosome 6, CATAS_Mindica_2.1, whole genome shotgun sequence includes these proteins:
- the LOC123218322 gene encoding putative disease resistance RPP13-like protein 1 isoform X2, translating to MEFLVEPLVSQLFKRLFDILGSDELRGFARQLVGGVDSELDELNTKLEMINKALLDRAEDIQLMDPALKKWLVNLQHWAYDAEDLLDEFAYEALRRRLKVEQQASSSNGSRFLCANFPGPLFNVKIGSKIKKINNRLEQLHQQRLLMKDLPVVTSSNITPQRPKETSSVAPEKFVYGRAEDKAKLVAMVKSDPPCGNNFRVIAIVGMGGIGKTTIARDVYNHKEPEGFQFEEKAWVCVSTNFDILTISESLLQSLKDSTSSTPSDLNRVQVELQKAVSGKKFLIVLDDVWEVKKYSDWEELTSPFKVGAPGSTMIVTTRNESVAKTIRCSDSTYHLPLLSNEACKSLFQEHALAPGTAADTDQITETIYEKVVERCSGLPLAVKTLGGLLFFESTDTWEKLLDSKIWNSYENDVLPVLKLSYLYLPAHLKRCFAYCAIFPEDYEFKEEELVLLWMAEGIVQPTDKQLDKTGQYFRDLCSRSFFQKSSNYDSTYVMHDLVHNLAESVSKEFNLHSKQALIRLPECIERIRHFSYIPCRREGEERFRGLEKLRSLRTFLPLFRRSSFYGERFISAKVIFYLLPKLKKLRVLSFDWYNITHLPDSIGDLMHLRYLNFSHTGIKCLPESTCSLLNLQTLLLKHCSCLKKLPSNMRYLTNLYHLDISGRNSLKEMPSGMKELKNLRMLSDFIVGKESSSNLEDLKSLNFLKGELCISKLENAKQIGGFILNNKNDLKVLSLEWESQFGVPREEGEEKYVLEMLKPHSHLEELTIRSYGGLEFSSWLSISSSLSKLMVLSLENCKNCTSLPSQSLLSSLKELNIIGMPKLERIDMQSPFNSLEILCFQDLQKCRYWDTKGENEKVERFPKLREVSIIKCPELTVELHDRLPSLEKLVIEKCAKFMVSFSSFPKLASFRINECKEVVPTSSSTDEIISFKSEFLQNIADLEDENWLSQNFNCVEKPIKWSHSLTYVKSLSIKSCSISFLNTIFLPNLSDLDIINCETLKSLPKRLKQNNIERLAIWQCDSLLFIARNTLPWSLKQLEISSCKKLQHLEGISSTLLESLEIRSRESLTHLSSQGLLPNTLKQLDIYDCINLTTLSSRSRCQLKKLESLYIGKCPRLKSIEEAFHSTSCLKSMFFLYQNLDLFGIQNLTSLQDLDIINSSMSLPIEGIPTSLTYLHIIGDVEMSKALIKWGLHKLTTLKTLRISGFEDLELILSEEQRMPLSLQDLTISNLAPFRSISDLGTLTSLKRLEIQNSNVNSIPDLGSLVSLKSFSISNCPKIKSIPGFGSHYTLEDLWILDCPKLKSVPCLRNLTSLQTLDIFNCPKLKSLTSLPPSLLELDISRCPLIKKHWRRGKGKYCSKIAHIPRVEIDEKLVFNSKEGELKTNLR from the exons ATGGAATTTTTGGTTGAGCCCCTTGTCTCTCAACTCTTCAAGCGGTTGTTTGATATATTGGGGTCTGATGAGTTGCGGGGATTTGCCAGGCAACTTGTTGGAGGGGTAGATTCAGAGCTAGATGAGCTCAATACAAAGTTGGAAATGATTAATAAAGCTCTGCTTGACCGTGCAGAAGACATACAACTGATGGATCCGGCCTTAAAAAAGTGGCTTGTCAATCTTCAACACTGGGCTTATGATGCAGAAGACCTGCTGGATGAGTTTGCCTATGAAGCTTTGAGACGCAGACTCAAGGTAGAACAGCAGGCAAGCTCTAGCAACGGATCGAGGTTCCTCTGCGCTAATTTTCCTGGCCCCTTGTTCAATGTTAAAATTGGCTCCAAGATCAAAAAGATCAATAATCGGTTGGAACAACTCCACCAGCAAAGATTATTGATGAAAGACCTTCCTGTAGTAACTTCAAGTAATATCACACCGCAAAGACCAAAGGAAACTTCAAGCGTGGCACCTGAAAAATTTGTTTATGGCAGAGCTGAAGATAAAGCCAAACTAGTTGCGATGGTGAAAAGCGATCCACCTTGTGGTAACAACTTTCGAGTGATAGCCATAGTCGGCATGGGAGGGATTGGCAAGACTACAATTGCTCGAGACGTGTACAATCACAAGGAACCGGAAGGCTTCCAGTTTGAGGAAAAGGCTTGGGTCTGTGTTTCAACCAATTTCGATATTTTAACTATCTCAGAGAGTCTCCTTCAGTCATTAAAAGACTCCACGTCCTCCACTCCAAGTGATTTAAATAGAGTGCAAGTTGAACTGCAAAAGGCAGTAAGTGGGAAGAAATTCTTGATTGTATTAGACGATGTTTGGGAGGTGAAGAAATACAGCGACTGGGAAGAGCTAACGTCTCCTTTCAAAGTTGGTGCACCCGGAAGCACGATGATCGTCACAACACGCAATGAAAGTGTTGCGAAAACAATAAGATGCTCGGATAGTACTTATCATTTACCGCTTTTATCCAATGAAGCTTGTAAATCCTTGTTTCAGGAGCATGCACTTGCACCTGGTACAGCTGCTGATACGGATCAAATTACAGAGACAATTTATGAAAAGGTCGTTGAAAGGTGTAGTGGCCTGCCTCTGGCAGTAAAGACCCTCGGTGGTCTCCTATTCTTTGAGTCGACTGATACTTGGGAAAAATTACTGGACAGCAAAATATGGAATTCATATGAAAATGATGTTCTTCCTGTATTAAAGTTAAGTTATCTTTATCTCCCTGCTCATTTAAAAAGATGTTTTGCTTACTGTGCGATTTTTCCCGAAGACTATGAGTTTAAGGAGGAGGAACTTGTACTTTTGTGGATGGCAGAAGGTATCGTTCAACCAACTGATAAGCAACTGGATAAGACAGGTCAATATTTTCGTGATTTATGTTCAAggtcattttttcaaaaatcaagtAATTATGATTCTACATATGTAATGCATGATCTTGTTCATAATCTAGCTGAATCTGTTTCTAAagaattcaatttacattccaaGCAAGCCCTTATCAGGCTACCGGAATGTATTGAAAGGATTCGCCATTTTTCTTATATTCCTTGTCGAAGAGAGGGAGAAGAGAGATTTAGAGGCTTGGAGAAACTTAGGAGTCTAAGAACATTCTTGCCATTATTCAGGAGGTCTTCCTTTTATGGTGAACGATTTATAAGTGCTaaggttattttttatttgttgccAAAATTAAAGAAGTTGAGAGTATTGTCTTTTGATTGGTACAACATCACTCACTTACCTGATTCAATTGGAGATTTGATGCATCTAAGGTATCTAAACTTTTCTCACACTGGGATTAAATGTTTGCCTGAATCAACATGCTCTTTATTGAACTTGCAAACTTTGCTATTAAAACATTGTTCTTGTCTCAAGAAGTTACCTTCTAACATGAGATATTTGACCAATTTATATCATCTTGATATAAGTGGTCGGAATTCATTGAAAGAAATGCCATCCGGAATGAAGGAATTGAAAAATCTCCGAATGTTATCTGATTTTATAGTGGGCAAAGAATCGAGTTCCAATTTAGAAGATTTGAAGagcttaaattttcttaaaggTGAGCTTTGCATTTCAAAATTAGAGAATGCAAAGCAAATAGGtggatttatattaaacaacaaaaatgatttaaaagTGTTGTCATTAGAGTGGGAGTCTCAATTTGGTGTCCCACGAGAagagggagaagaaaaatatgttcTTGAGATGTTGAAACCTCATAGCCATCTAGAAGAACTAACAATTAGATCCTATGGTGGTTTAGAATTTTCATCTTGGTTAAGCATTTCATCATCACTCTCTAAATTGATGGTCCTCAGCTtagaaaattgtaaaaattgcACAAGCTTGCCTTCTCAAAGCCTATTAAGCTCACTTAAAGAGTTAAACATCATAGGGATGCCAAAATTGGAAAGAATAGACATGCAAAGTCCTTTCAATTCATTAGAGATTCTTTGTTTTCAGGATTTGCAAAAATGTCGATATTGGGACACaaaaggggaaaatgagaaGGTTGAGAGATTTCCTAAACTTCGTGAGGtttcaattattaaatgtcctgaACTTACCGTAGAATTGCATGATCGTCTTCCTTCACTAGAAAAACTTGTGATTGAGAAGTGTGCAAAGTTTATGGTTTCATTCTCAAGTTTTCCAAAGCTCGCTAGTTTCAGAATCAATGAGTGTAAGGAAGTGGTGCCTACTAGTAGTTCTACTGATGAGATCATATCCTTCAAGTCtgaatttcttcaaaatattgCAGATTTAGAGGATGAAAATTGGTTGAGTCAAAATTTCAATTGTGTAGAGAAGCCAATAAAATGGAGTCATAGCCTCACCTATGTTAAAAGCTTAAGTATAAAAAGTTGTAGTATTTCATTTCTAAACACCATCTTCCTTCCTAATTTGAGTGATCTTGATATTATCAATTGCGAGACTCTAAAATCTTTGCCGAAAAGATTGAAGCAAAACAACATAGAAAGGTTGGCAATTTGGCAATGTGATTCTTTATTATTCATTGCCAGAAACACTCTGCCTTGGTCACTAAAACAGCTGGAGATATCAAGTTGTAAGAAATTACAACATTTGGAAGGTATCAGTTCTACTCTTCTTGAGTCCTTAGAGATTAGAAGTCGTGAATCTCTCACGCATCTATCATCACAAGGATTGCTGCCTAACACACTCAAACAACTGGACatttatgattgtataaatCTCACAACATTATCGTCAAGAAGCAGGTGCCAACTTAAAAAACTTGAATCCCTCTATATTGGGAAATGTCCGAGGTTGAAGTCAATAGAAGAGGCATTTCACAGTACATCATGTCTTAAAagtatgttttttctttatcaaaatcTTGATTTGTTCGGCATACAGAATCTTACTAGTCTTCAAGATTTAGACATAATAAATAGTTCGATGTCATTGCCAATTGAAGGGATTCCAACTAGCCTAACCTATCTTCATATCATTGGAGATGTCGAAATGAGTAAGGCACTAATTAAATGGGGATTGCACAAACTCACCACTCTTAAAACACTTCGGATAAGTGGATTTGAAGATCTGGAGTTGATTCTATCAGAGGAACAACGAATGCCTCTTTCTCTTCAAGATTTGACCATTTCTAATTTGGCACCATTTAGATCAATTTCAGACTTGGGCACACTCACCTCTCTTAAgagattggaaattcaaaattcaaatgtcAACTCAATTCCAGACCTAGGAAGCCTTGTATCACTTAAAAGCTTCAGTATTAGCAATTGCCCAAAGATCAAATCAATTCCAGGTTTTGGAAGCCACTACACCCTTGAAGATTTGTGGATTCTCGATTGCCCAAAGCTCAAATCAGTTCCATGCCTGAGAAATCTTACTTCTCTTCAAACCTTGGATATTTTCAATTGCCCAAAGCTCAAATCCCTCACAAGCCTGCCACCCTCACTTCTAGAATTAGATATTAGCAGATGTCcattgataaaaaaacattGGAGGAGAGGTAAAGGGAAGTATTGCTCAAAGATTGCTCACATCCCTAGAgttgaaattgatgaaaaattggTCTTCAATTCAAAGGAGGGAGAATTGAAGACCAATTTAAG ATGA
- the LOC123218322 gene encoding putative disease resistance RPP13-like protein 1 isoform X3, whose protein sequence is MEFLVEPLVSQLFKRLFDILGSDELRGFARQLVGGVDSELDELNTKLEMINKALLDRAEDIQLMDPALKKWLVNLQHWAYDAEDLLDEFAYEALRRRLKVEQQASSSNGSRFLCANFPGPLFNVKIGSKIKKINNRLEQLHQQRLLMKDLPVVTSSNITPQRPKETSSVAPEKFVYGRAEDKAKLVAMVKSDPPCGNNFRVIAIVGMGGIGKTTIARDVYNHKEPEGFQFEEKAWVCVSTNFDILTISESLLQSLKDSTSSTPSDLNRVQVELQKAVSGKKFLIVLDDVWEVKKYSDWEELTSPFKVGAPGSTMIVTTRNESVAKTIRCSDSTYHLPLLSNEACKSLFQEHALAPGTAADTDQITETIYEKVVERCSGLPLAVKTLGGLLFFESTDTWEKLLDSKIWNSYENDVLPVLKLSYLYLPAHLKRCFAYCAIFPEDYEFKEEELVLLWMAEGIVQPTDKQLDKTDDHHHIKETTTVGSRKQVKR, encoded by the coding sequence ATGGAATTTTTGGTTGAGCCCCTTGTCTCTCAACTCTTCAAGCGGTTGTTTGATATATTGGGGTCTGATGAGTTGCGGGGATTTGCCAGGCAACTTGTTGGAGGGGTAGATTCAGAGCTAGATGAGCTCAATACAAAGTTGGAAATGATTAATAAAGCTCTGCTTGACCGTGCAGAAGACATACAACTGATGGATCCGGCCTTAAAAAAGTGGCTTGTCAATCTTCAACACTGGGCTTATGATGCAGAAGACCTGCTGGATGAGTTTGCCTATGAAGCTTTGAGACGCAGACTCAAGGTAGAACAGCAGGCAAGCTCTAGCAACGGATCGAGGTTCCTCTGCGCTAATTTTCCTGGCCCCTTGTTCAATGTTAAAATTGGCTCCAAGATCAAAAAGATCAATAATCGGTTGGAACAACTCCACCAGCAAAGATTATTGATGAAAGACCTTCCTGTAGTAACTTCAAGTAATATCACACCGCAAAGACCAAAGGAAACTTCAAGCGTGGCACCTGAAAAATTTGTTTATGGCAGAGCTGAAGATAAAGCCAAACTAGTTGCGATGGTGAAAAGCGATCCACCTTGTGGTAACAACTTTCGAGTGATAGCCATAGTCGGCATGGGAGGGATTGGCAAGACTACAATTGCTCGAGACGTGTACAATCACAAGGAACCGGAAGGCTTCCAGTTTGAGGAAAAGGCTTGGGTCTGTGTTTCAACCAATTTCGATATTTTAACTATCTCAGAGAGTCTCCTTCAGTCATTAAAAGACTCCACGTCCTCCACTCCAAGTGATTTAAATAGAGTGCAAGTTGAACTGCAAAAGGCAGTAAGTGGGAAGAAATTCTTGATTGTATTAGACGATGTTTGGGAGGTGAAGAAATACAGCGACTGGGAAGAGCTAACGTCTCCTTTCAAAGTTGGTGCACCCGGAAGCACGATGATCGTCACAACACGCAATGAAAGTGTTGCGAAAACAATAAGATGCTCGGATAGTACTTATCATTTACCGCTTTTATCCAATGAAGCTTGTAAATCCTTGTTTCAGGAGCATGCACTTGCACCTGGTACAGCTGCTGATACGGATCAAATTACAGAGACAATTTATGAAAAGGTCGTTGAAAGGTGTAGTGGCCTGCCTCTGGCAGTAAAGACCCTCGGTGGTCTCCTATTCTTTGAGTCGACTGATACTTGGGAAAAATTACTGGACAGCAAAATATGGAATTCATATGAAAATGATGTTCTTCCTGTATTAAAGTTAAGTTATCTTTATCTCCCTGCTCATTTAAAAAGATGTTTTGCTTACTGTGCGATTTTTCCCGAAGACTATGAGTTTAAGGAGGAGGAACTTGTACTTTTGTGGATGGCAGAAGGTATCGTTCAACCAACTGATAAGCAACTGGATAAGACAG
- the LOC123218322 gene encoding putative disease resistance RPP13-like protein 1 isoform X4, with amino-acid sequence MEFLVEPLVSQLFKRLFDILGSDELRGFARQLVGGVDSELDELNTKLEMINKALLDRAEDIQLMDPALKKWLVNLQHWAYDAEDLLDEFAYEALRRRLKVEQQASSSNGSRFLCANFPGPLFNVKIGSKIKKINNRLEQLHQQRLLMKDLPVVTSSNITPQRPKETSSVAPEKFVYGRAEDKAKLVAMVKSDPPCGNNFRVIAIVGMGGIGKTTIARDVYNHKEPEGFQFEEKAWVCVSTNFDILTISESLLQSLKDSTSSTPSDLNRVQVELQKAVSGKKFLIVLDDVWEVKKYSDWEELTSPFKVGAPGSTMIVTTRNESVAKTIRCSDSTYHLPLLSNEACKSLFQEHALAPGTAADTDQITETIYEKVVERCSGLPLAVKTLGGLLFFESTDTWEKLLDSKIWNSYENDVLPVLKLSYLYLPAHLKRCFAYCAIFPEDYEFKEEELVLLWMAEGIVQPTDKQLDKTDDHHHIKETTTVGRKQVKR; translated from the coding sequence ATGGAATTTTTGGTTGAGCCCCTTGTCTCTCAACTCTTCAAGCGGTTGTTTGATATATTGGGGTCTGATGAGTTGCGGGGATTTGCCAGGCAACTTGTTGGAGGGGTAGATTCAGAGCTAGATGAGCTCAATACAAAGTTGGAAATGATTAATAAAGCTCTGCTTGACCGTGCAGAAGACATACAACTGATGGATCCGGCCTTAAAAAAGTGGCTTGTCAATCTTCAACACTGGGCTTATGATGCAGAAGACCTGCTGGATGAGTTTGCCTATGAAGCTTTGAGACGCAGACTCAAGGTAGAACAGCAGGCAAGCTCTAGCAACGGATCGAGGTTCCTCTGCGCTAATTTTCCTGGCCCCTTGTTCAATGTTAAAATTGGCTCCAAGATCAAAAAGATCAATAATCGGTTGGAACAACTCCACCAGCAAAGATTATTGATGAAAGACCTTCCTGTAGTAACTTCAAGTAATATCACACCGCAAAGACCAAAGGAAACTTCAAGCGTGGCACCTGAAAAATTTGTTTATGGCAGAGCTGAAGATAAAGCCAAACTAGTTGCGATGGTGAAAAGCGATCCACCTTGTGGTAACAACTTTCGAGTGATAGCCATAGTCGGCATGGGAGGGATTGGCAAGACTACAATTGCTCGAGACGTGTACAATCACAAGGAACCGGAAGGCTTCCAGTTTGAGGAAAAGGCTTGGGTCTGTGTTTCAACCAATTTCGATATTTTAACTATCTCAGAGAGTCTCCTTCAGTCATTAAAAGACTCCACGTCCTCCACTCCAAGTGATTTAAATAGAGTGCAAGTTGAACTGCAAAAGGCAGTAAGTGGGAAGAAATTCTTGATTGTATTAGACGATGTTTGGGAGGTGAAGAAATACAGCGACTGGGAAGAGCTAACGTCTCCTTTCAAAGTTGGTGCACCCGGAAGCACGATGATCGTCACAACACGCAATGAAAGTGTTGCGAAAACAATAAGATGCTCGGATAGTACTTATCATTTACCGCTTTTATCCAATGAAGCTTGTAAATCCTTGTTTCAGGAGCATGCACTTGCACCTGGTACAGCTGCTGATACGGATCAAATTACAGAGACAATTTATGAAAAGGTCGTTGAAAGGTGTAGTGGCCTGCCTCTGGCAGTAAAGACCCTCGGTGGTCTCCTATTCTTTGAGTCGACTGATACTTGGGAAAAATTACTGGACAGCAAAATATGGAATTCATATGAAAATGATGTTCTTCCTGTATTAAAGTTAAGTTATCTTTATCTCCCTGCTCATTTAAAAAGATGTTTTGCTTACTGTGCGATTTTTCCCGAAGACTATGAGTTTAAGGAGGAGGAACTTGTACTTTTGTGGATGGCAGAAGGTATCGTTCAACCAACTGATAAGCAACTGGATAAGACAG